The DNA region acCCCCCGTCATTAGAGCGATCGCTGGACAGTGTTGGACGAAGCAGGCGGGAGTCTCTGAgctctgtggaggaggatgactATGACACACTGGATGACATCAATTCAGACAAAAACATAGTCCGCACCAAGGTCAGGCACATAACTCAAATGTTTGGTAATTGCAAGTCAGCTCTGCTTGTATATGATGTTTGAATGTTACTTCTCCTCACTGTTGCCAGTTTTTACCTGTTGACTGTCAGTAATACAAAGTCCTTTTCTGATTTTAGAAATTTCTGTACGTGTCTGACCTGTCCCGCAAAGACAAGAGGGTCCTCAGCAAGAAATATCAAATATACTTCTGGTGAGGACACAGACCAAGAACGACAAATACCATTgtcaataatcaatcaataacaAAGAGTCCTCTTACATTATTTCTATATACATACCAGTTGCAATTATGATGCAGTACAACGAAGATAGTGAGAAATACGGGGCTGTTACAGtaagaaaaagacagagcaCCTCCTCTTTAACAATTTGTCTACAATGTAAAAGGACAACTTTTGGTTTTGTTGCAGCAATTATTGTattgagctgaattacagagcttgcGAACCTAGGACTGAAGAGTGTCGATTTTCTAagcagacctctgaaatagccaaaattcaattcaataaaataagttaaaaaactcattacatttatatatccAGCACAAAACACTAAAATGTGACATTATATTGTAGaacagtttgaggaggactcaccaATGACAAGGGAACATTCTAAAGAAGTTCCAGAGCATTAACATAGGAGAAGAGAACCGAAcattccaaacagacaggtttagaacaggTTGTGCATGAGTCTGTAATAATGAAACAAATCTGTAATTTTATTAACGTCAATCTATCCTCTCTCCAGGAACATTGCCACCATTGCTGTGTTCTACGCCCTGCCCGTCATCCAGTTGGTCATCACCTATCAAACGGTAACAGAAGTAAACTCTTCCccctgtttgcatgtgtttcatATGTTTTGTAAGAAAACATCGACACATTGACTTTAACTGTACGTGGATATTAAACCGACTCTTTGCTCTGCAGGTTGTCAATGTCACAGGAAACCAGGACATTTGCTACTACAACTTCCTGTGTGCCCATCCCCTCGGAGCTCTAAGGTATGGAGTTAGCATGGCTGTTGAAAATGTATTAGTGATTTATTACAGCACATAATGGCTCATGGATGGCATGCTGATGTCATCATTTATTGTCCTACACAGTGCATTCAACAACATACTCAGTAACGTTGGTTACGTGATGCTGGGACTCCTCTTCCTTCTTATTGTCCTCAAGAGAGATATTGTCCACAATCGAGCTCTGGACCGCAACGACCACAATGCCCTGGTAAGGCCCATGTACACaaggagacagacacactgtAAGGATCCAATTAATGCGCTCACACTCTGTTGTACAGTAAGAATGATTTTCAAGTGATTTTCAAGACTGAATTGTAATTACTAATGGTTGATCAAATGAATGGTTGCCTCATTTGTGATGGCATGTGACTTTTCAGGTAACTTGATGTTTATGAAGTAAATATGAAGGGGGACATCCAGATACACTCAGTACTTTTGGAATCAACAAGTGAGACTCATTTATTACTTCAATGTCCctctctttcacccccccccccccccccccccccaggaatGTGGTATCCCAAAACACTTTGGTCTGTTTTATGCCATGGGAACTGCACTCATGATGGAGGGCTTGCTCAGTGCCTGCTACCACGTCTGTCCCAACTACACCAACTTCCAGTTTGGTGAGTGTGTGCCTCTCTTCCCTCTATTTACAATAGAGAACAAGTACTAGCAGTGTTTCCTCTAGAATTTGTTTAAGCAGTAGGGGCAAAGGAACACTGTGTTGTCTGTACATTCTCCAATTCCCTGGCTGTGCACGTCTCATGTGGGGTGTGCGTGGCAGGTGAACTGCGCAaatggactttttttttgtttatgaatAAATGTGTGCCTCATTAATTCTAAAAcgataaaacaaacacacaataaacttCAAGTAATGGGCAGGTTCTAATAGCTTATTTTTAGTGTGCTATGTTTATTGTTAGAGTGCAACGTGAGTGCAGGCCGGTGGGGGAGTGGGGAGGGAGGACACTCCTGCAGGATACTACTGCACCACAGAGTACCGCATACTGCAGAGGGAAAACACAGTTTCACTGAGATGTCTATGTAGATATATGGTGTCGGAAATAGTCTTTTGATTTATTGTGCTCTGGCTGACATGCAGAGAATCCCTCTTGTTATGACATTTATAGAGCGCAACTGTAAGATATGCTCACCAGACAGGCTGTTAATGTAAAACAATGACTCTGAAAGTTGAAGCGGCTCCTTTGATATTAAGACAATAAATCGGAGCTGAGATTCAGTGATAACCATCTGCAACGACTTGCTTCTCATCCTTTTATGGTTTCGAATGATTAAGCAGTAAATGTGTGTCGTAATATCCCTCTTTACGTTTTTGCAGACACCTCCTTCATGTACATGATTGCCGGGCTGTGTATGTTGAAGCTGTATCAGAAGAGACACCCAGACATCAATGCAAGTGCTTACACGGCCTATGCCTGCCTGGCTGCAGTCATCTTCTTCTCTGTGCTTGGAGTGGTAGGTACACACACCACAAAACagttataattgtttttaattattttcgtTCATAGTCGTTATGGTGCAAAACCAACATATTTCATGATAAtggtttgtggtttgtttgCAGGTATTCGGTAGGGGAAACACAGTCTTCTGGATCGTTTTCTCAGTGATCCACATTCTGgccactctcctcctcagcaCACAGCTCTACTACATGGGCCGGTGGAGGCTAGGTAAGATCTGGCATTATCCAGATGTGCTGTAATTgaaacgcaaatgtctgagttagaggctctggagtttctctggcCAGCCccatattaaaaagaaaatggcagGAAATCCTCCAGGGGATTCACAGCGagtgagtgggcgtgttgatgacgtttaTAAGACATTATAGACGCAatactgaaaaaaagaagagaaaagagttaTCTCAGATGAAGAAGCGGTGCCAAACATGCAGAAGGGTTTTCGGTGATGAGACAAAAGCAtttgatctctgcagcggaatTTATGTTTTACCTCCTGcttctgcctgctgctccacctctccccTGAATGTTCTGGAGAGGCCTGTGTTGTTTTAAACGTTTCTTAGTAGCAACCTCCGTAGAAAATCCAAACCAAATTGTCACGACCTTCTCCGTAGTTCATGTCTCAAAACTGCTATATCCATGTACATTCACACAGACTTACTTTATCTTTCTCCTTTTAGGTATATTCAATGAAATCCATGCATTCATTCTTAATTAAATCAGCTTAGATCGCTTTAGAATGAGTGGAATATTTGAATAACATAAGGCTTTACAATAGATGTGTTCAGCATAAGAGGAGAATTGTGAGTGTGTCATGGAAATCTGCAACTACACAAATTAACTGCAGTTTGATTGAGTTGGCTGTTTCATCCCCATGTTTATTTGACTGCAGCTATaacctctctctgtgtgtgtgtctgtgtctcagacTCTGGGATCATGCGGAGGATGGTGCATGTCATCTACACAGATTTCATCAGGCAGTGCAGTACACCTATGTACATCGTGAGTAATGACTTGTGAATCATTATGCTGAAGAGTTTTCATGGTAACTCAGAATGATGCAGTTTTCCCCATCTTCCTGAGTTACAAGGAatcatcacatttgatttagttAGTCCATACAGCAAAAGTGAAggtgaaaatattgaaatgattCTGTAACTAGTGCAGTACCTGTTATAAACCTGTCTCTCTGGAATGAGCTGTTTGTGACCTGTGTTAATGCTTCAGAAGGATTCCTTGTCATTAATGAGTCTCCTCAAACTGTTCTACAACCTACTGTCAAGACTTTGCTTATCGCCCATTTCAGAGATCTGTTAAGCAACCGACAAAATCCTCCGACCCAAGTTTactttctcaaaataaaagctctagAAATCAGGTCACCATAAAGCACTCCAGCAACAAAATGAACGATGTGCCTTTACTGaacattatctttttatttatttttttattcttttttgctAAACATACATTTCATGATAAAGTCAATTAGAGGAACAATGTAGGATGCATAACATTTCAATTGCAGGCATAATCACAGTTAATGtcttgagacattttttaagtataataatgataatactaATAATTAGAATATTAATAACATGATTTTCCGATTTATAAAATTACAAATTTCTGGATATTGGAATTGCCACATTATGCAGCAAGTAAATCCTTACACGACAAGCACAATGATTTTCAGAGAACAATGGCTCGTATTTCTTTCTCCATTGAACAAGTCATTTGATACAGACATTCCTTGTTTTACATTCAGTGACTTGAAGTCCACAAACCATTCCCATATAGAGCCAATGTGTCAGCGATAAGACACAGTCAGCTTTTTCCCACTCGTTCAGTTCTATTCCTTTTTAGAAAACGAATCGCGGTCTGCCCCTGTGAAGCATTTCCTTCACAGGatcagtttttcttcttttttactgTTTATTGGAGTTTTATAAGGATAATTCACAGTCAGCATTTGAAATACATTCTGCACAAGTCCCGTCCCATGTTGGTAAATTGTATTCATATCGAACGGATCACGGACAAGTCCAGATGAAGTGcttgtgtctgtctttcagGACCGCATGGTTCTCCTTGTGATGGGGAACATAGTCAACTGGTCTCTGTAAGTCGACACTGGTTCTCTGCAAATGAAGTAGGAACAATATAAATACGAATGAAGGATTCAGAAAAGCACAGATACAATCTATTTTTCTCCACAGAGCTGCCTACGGCCTCTTGGAGAGACCCAACGACTTTGCCTCCTACCTGTTGGCCATCGCCATCTGCAACCTGCTGCTCTACTTTGCCTTCTACATCATCATGAAGGTGTGCTGGAGTGTATCCATACATTGAGGtttatttagatttagttttataAACACGCCTTACATCTAAAgctatttttcatttgtatgtgtgtgtctagctGCGGAGTGGTGAGAGAATCCAGTGTCTGGCATTGGTGTTGATTCTCTTCACGGCTGTGGTGTGGGGATTTgcactctttttcttcttccagggTCTCAGCACCTGGCAGGTCagtaatacaaacacacacacacaaacacacacaaacacacacaaacacacacacaaagatgggAAACTTCATTATACAGCagttcattttgtgtgtttctctcgtCTGCCATAGAAAACACCAGCAGAGTCTCGGGAGCACAACAGAGACTGCATCCTGCTTTCATTCTTCGACGACCACGACATTTGGCACTTTCTCTCGTCCATCGCCATGTTTGGATCCTTCCTGGTATGAGGgaaatttatattaaaaatcaaatagaaataaagaacaacaaacatttattttgcccTGTCTTACTACAGCTTACACATTTGATCCAGTTAGTTGGGGTTTCACATTGCCATGTAGGGGGCGCGCTAAAGAGTACGACATCCTCTTGTCAACACCTACGTGGGCTGCGGCTACTTGTACTCGACATTGATTGGTTTATAGACGAGCGTGCGTCTTGGCGTCACGGTGTTGTCTATTCATTGAGTCGTAGTCCTTCCATTTGAATTGAGAATAACTGATTAAACTTTGAAAGTACTTCAAAGGtgctaaaagtaaaaaattactAAAACGTTCAaatggtctagtggcagaaacttggactatgggcagagaaggtctctggttcgtctctggttcgactccacggagagacaacaaaagacgaacctggattgatctgtccaaaaatccaagagtctccctaccctgtctagtgcctcTGAGCAAGGCACCAGACAGGACCTGCATCTTAAATGAGCCAGTGGAactacactttactatcttggCCCCTGAACACTTATGAGTAACATCTCCTATTCCTTCTCAGATTCTGTTGACTATGGATGATGACGTCGACCACGTCCCGAGAGACAAGATCTTCGTCTTCTAGATTTGTCGTCTTCTCTGCCTTACtgccctcctccctctcgctctcgctcCGTTTGCGTCACCTTCATGTCCTCAAAGAGCACAGCCAGTAGCCTGTGTTTTTCCCAGGCTTTTCGACAGGCGTATCGCCACCCCCCCACGGCCAATCAGCCAGTCAGGGCAGGGGTGCTGCCCCTCCCCTTCCACTTGTACAGACACTAATGTGCCAATGAAGAGCCAATAAAGAGCTGGATCCACATGGAGCGATGCTGAAGTGTTTTGTCCCCCTGCTGTCACCGTCGATATATAAATGTAGTACTTGATGTTTACTTACTGCTGACGATTAAGATAACAATGTACACACTTgctaaaagagagaaatattaaCTTATTTTATACTGTCCACATTACATTTGACTTACAAATCAACAATGCATTTTGAAATTACTGTTtctatgctgtgtgtgtgcgtgagtgtgtttggagagcATGTGTTTACAAACATTGTGACAACATGAATTCTGTCCAGACTGTCAGTGGCCTTTAATGTTCTAATCACATACTGTGCTCCTATTGGTCGGTTGCTCCAGCTAGCCATCCTTCTCATTAGAGAACATTGATGACGATGATTGTATTTACTTCTCGACTGCAAAGGTTTATTTTGCACTGTCCTGtttgaaaaacagattttaatgtCAATGTCGGTGCAATCAGCGGTTACTAAATAAAAGTTTCATTTTCAgattcattttttccttttgcttttTTTGCCCTTCAGCCTTTGAATCTGCATCCATGAATGAGCAGCTTCATAACAGAGGCCAACGATAGCAATAGCTTAAAATCAACAACACAGGATATTTGAAGGTAcacgtatatatataaaactagatttattaaaatattttataaaaaaaaaatacagaatttacACTATATTGTTTATGCACAAAgtatgttttgtctttgtacctgaaatgacaaaacattttaaaaacatgttcattTTTCAAACAAGTAATTTACAAAGTGAGCAGCATTATTACAAAAGGTGTAACATTTGATACCATAAAACTTAACCTCGGTGCATCTGTAAAGTCATTCTATTTAGTGCTGATGAGTAAATTCAAGATGACGcatgacattttcatatttagaCATGAACATGAGTATCTATGATTGTCCAACTCCCGTCTGACTTCTACAATAGAGTATTAGGGCCatattaaagaaacaaatattaAGCTTGCTTGAGGTTTCTGGAGAAACTACGAAACCGCTTACAATATCATACAAATGAAACCAACAATCGAGCACTAACACATATTTCTCCACCAAAGACTCAATTTCCTCGACGTCTGTGTGCTTCTTTCTTGTACAATCTCTTTAAAGTTCAGGTCCGGCATGGAGCTCAAATCTGTAAACATGGTGTCAGAAGTGGACTGCTGCACACAGCCATATCTGATCATCGGATAAAAGTCCTCAGGCCTCTGTGACATGTGGCTCCCTGAACGTACCACATCCTCTTCTGTCAGCTCTTCCTCCAATCACAGCAGAAGAGGCCGGACCTTCCCTGAAAACCTTTACACTgaaatttattatttaaaaaggaaTGACTCACTGAGGCCACATGACTCTCATGTGACGCCCAGCATGTAAATGTAACAGCTCAGAGCCGACAGAGTCATTAAAGTCAGTCGAAGTCCTCAGTGACAGACACGGAACGACAGGACTGAACAGTGTGTAATGTCCTCAGTAGTGGTAGACTCTGATCTGGTTGTTATCGTCCAGGCCCAGCTGGACCAGGCTGCTCTTGGAGGACGGAGCTTGATAGCGAGTGAATAGAGGTCTGGAAAAAGTGAAGTTAAAGACAAATGACCGTGACAATATCATCTGACATGTAGCAAAAAATGCAATGTAAAGATTTCTCTCATCTTAATTGATCTATTcatctttctcacacacactctctcacacacaatgaAATCTGACCTTAACCGGTTACTACTTGCCAAACTTAAactaaccttaaaacatgtcttcacctttaaatgtaatgatttacaaTGACATTATGGGGACTTATAAGAGGAgagtgtgaaaacatttcaccacaatatgagtaatacctggaccacacacacaatcccccGCAAACCCTGAACCTAAAAAACGGGATTTACAATAAGACTagctttttgtccccataaggaagacaaggTCCCATAATAGGGAGACTTGTAAAATAAACTTGTGCAAAATGGATACAGtataaaatgtattcagttatttctatctatatttagttttttttatcaaacatttatatttatatgttttaacaCATAGTGAAGGTAAGAGTcaccaggaaatcaatgtaagtcatagagacacaactgtgtgtgtatatgtttgacACTAGGATACATGCTGGGGTCTTTCCTGCGCGTCTCCAGCCACCTCTTGTTGCCGTCGATCATCCCCTGCAGCCTCTGACCATCGATCTCTGCTGACTTCTGCACGGACCGCAGGCTGGGACTGTGttcactgagacacacacacaggttacgGATGGTAAGTCGATTTGAGAAAGAGAGGACGTGTATATACACTGTAATCAAGATGAAAGGTGCATTGCACGTTACCTAACAGGAGTGTAAGCTGAGTAGGCTGAGCTGGTCCTCATGGTGCTGGACGCAACTGGGTCCACAGCTGCTCCTGAAGAATAGAGCCACAGTTGAGGTTCAACAATCAATTACAAATGTATTGCTGCTCCATTCATTTATAAGCAGAATGGATCATACCAGGAAAAATCTGGCTCCACCGGCTGTTGAAGAGATCCTCAGAGGCCTTCAGCCCGCTGCTGATGGGGGCATTGTAGACGGCGTTGGCTGAAGAGCTCCCAGTCGCCCAGTTCCACGAAGGGTTCAACTGCCTcagggggggaggtggggctAGGGAGCTGTGGCCCAGGGTGTGCATGTGGGACGTGACTGGATTATAGGTGGGAGTGGGAGCTGGCACGGAGAGAGGCTGCGACACAGGCAAAGTGAAGGTTGTGTATGGTGTGGCACTCTGTGGCCACTGAGCTAATGAAACTAGTGCACTGAGAACAGTGTTGAGCTGGCCTGAGATCTGCTGCAGGGAGTCTGCTAACTCTTGGACTTTGGCCGGGGCCGTGGGATGAGCtcctgttgagagagagaggtgtagAGGTGAGATGACAGAGAGGGTCTCGCTAcaatgctgcagctgaaaaacGTTGACTCTGTAAGGCGATTGTATGGAACGTCAGAGATCTGAATATAAATGGcgtaaataaatgaatgcttCTGTGTTCTACACTCAGTGACcagtgtgtgttacctgtcccGAGCGGTGGGTCCACAGTGCTGCTGAGGTCCGACTCGGTCACATCGAAGgtcaccttcctctctcccgCCAGCCGAGACACATCCTCTGACAGAggctgaaggaaaagaaagagagaaggtttTACAGTTCGACACTGGGACCCAGCTGGTTGTGTTTGCAGTGACCGCAAATCTTACAAACATTagcaaaaatgaataaatacaatttccCATTCGTTTTAGTGATGAAGTTGAAAGTCATATTTTACTTTGGTGCACCTAAATTCAGCTCAGTAAATGACTAGAAGCACAAATGTTGCCACACAGAGAGCGGAGTACACTGTGCCACCGACCTCCTCAGCGATCGAACTCTccagctgctgaagctgctcctctttcctcctcaggaGCGAGTTCCCTGTCTGAACCGCCCGCTGCAGCTCCATCATATTTTGGGCATCCTGACGAAGTGAGGGGAAAAAGCAACCAGTAATGAACAGACCCCATCTCACCAGTCATCCCGCCAATTGTCATTCTGTAGAAGGTGggtgtcaccccccccccccacacacacacacacacacacaaacctgcatgAGGCGTCTAGTCATCTCCTCAGTCTCCCTGGTGTTGTGGTTCGGGTCCTGTGAGGAGCTGGTCTGGGCCGCCCGCAGAGCtgcctgtctctcagtcagccggctgctctccctctgcaggaagagtttggtgttttggATGGAGGTGCCTTGTGAGGAGATGTAGCGTCGGAACCTGGACACAGAGGAGTATGAATGAAGGCTGAAGGTGGATATACAGCGTGACGCGGGCTCATAGATTTTCATTAATACAGTGTTCTTATGGACAATAAACTAgttcttattttatatttttattttgcagacAAGTAATGTTTGACATTACTTTTAAACCTCCTCCAATCTTCAACCcaacaataaataattattttcaattttaaatAGAGCTATAATCAGACAGCTGTTTTGATCGGAGACAAAAACAGACTTGTTTCACCCTGTAAATACTAAATGAGCACGTATAACTACTTTTCTGTTCTATATCTCTCCTTACTCATCCACGCTGCTCTGGCTGTCGGGtacaggggagagaggaggtccGTTCAGGTCCTCTAGATGCAGTAATGAGTCTCTTCTGTCACAGGAGGGCGCCGTCATCTCGGTTTTCTCTCCCTTAGTTTTGACCTGCCTCGGCTCCTGTCTGGTGGAAGTACTTGCACCTTCACCTTGCTCCAACTCACTGGACACACAAAATGCAAACAAGCCGGAATTCTTATCAGTCACACGTGTCTGCTGTTAATGAACTCTTAGgaatgatgatgtttttctaCAATACTCAAATCTGATCGAGTCTTAAAAGGGTTCTATTTTACTTCTATTGTAGTTAACCCACTAACTGAAAAGCAGGACAATAAATTAAGTCAAGatagttgtttgtttgttgtttgttcctcCTCGTGAAGGTGAACTGTACCTGACTCTGCGGCTGAGACCGTCGCATCTCTCATGCAGCAGCGTCACCTTTCTCTCcagtttctccttttcctccttcactctcctgctcTCATCTCTGGCTTtgtccctctcccctctcagcCTCTCCTTTTCCTCGATTGCCTCGCTCCGCTCCTCCCTGGCTCTCTGGATGAGTTCTCGGGCttgatgtttctcctctctcatcctctccagc from Platichthys flesus chromosome 4, fPlaFle2.1, whole genome shotgun sequence includes:
- the sidt2 gene encoding SID1 transmembrane family member 2 isoform X2, giving the protein MLFRSCWKSRHKNSCGPAADCWIRPGPAALLWICVTHFVCGGAALGVTKNVVQKDAEFDVTYNDTVTSDNQTIYAFNQTVSRNKTEGVRVSVDVLSEGLESPILFVVRQKQAVLSFQVPLILRGLYQRKYPYDHVGRTLCQPPSRAASETQYFYVDVSTLSSQGTNYQLRVSRVESFTLLTDKKFSFTASPSQPQYFKYVFRDGVDTVIVKVNSDMTFPCSVMSVQDIQCPVYDLDNNVAFIGMYQTMTKKGAITVQRKDFPSNSFYVVVVVKTEDEACGGPLRFYPLRPDELMDAGNRSKRIDVVVTPAIDSKVYVMGMLFCLGIFFSIYLLTFIGACLEKKRMKETREDYLNPADMSPAETGKTPVSPYEYGSIADNGSTLSSEAITDSATSTDNNYGYMERSLDSVGRSRRESLSSVEEDDYDTLDDINSDKNIVRTKKFLYVSDLSRKDKRVLSKKYQIYFWNIATIAVFYALPVIQLVITYQTVVNVTGNQDICYYNFLCAHPLGALSAFNNILSNVGYVMLGLLFLLIVLKRDIVHNRALDRNDHNALECGIPKHFGLFYAMGTALMMEGLLSACYHVCPNYTNFQFDTSFMYMIAGLCMLKLYQKRHPDINASAYTAYACLAAVIFFSVLGVVFGRGNTVFWIVFSVIHILATLLLSTQLYYMGRWRLDSGIMRRMVHVIYTDFIRQCSTPMYIDRMVLLVMGNIVNWSLAAYGLLERPNDFASYLLAIAICNLLLYFAFYIIMKLRSGERIQCLALVLILFTAVVWGFALFFFFQGLSTWQKTPAESREHNRDCILLSFFDDHDIWHFLSSIAMFGSFLILLTMDDDVDHVPRDKIFVF
- the sidt2 gene encoding SID1 transmembrane family member 2 isoform X1 yields the protein MLFRSCWKSRHKNSCGPAADCWIRPGPAALLWICVTHFVCGGAALGVTKNVVQKDAEFDVTYNDTVTSDNQTIYAFNQTVSRNKTEGVRVSVDVLSEGLESPILFVVRQKQAVLSFQVPLILRGLYQRKYPYDHVGRTLCQPPSRAASETQYFYVDVSTLSSQGTNYQLRVSRVESFTLLTDKKFSFTASPSQPQYFKYVFRDGVDTVIVKVNSDMTFPCSVMSVQDIQCPVYDLDNNVAFIGMYQTMTKKGAITVQRKDFPSNSFYVVVVVKTEDEACGGPLRFYPLRPDELMDAGNRSKRIDVVVTPAIDSKVYVMGMLFCLGIFFSIYLLTFIGACLEKKRMKETREDYLNPADMSPAETASLLGKNEDGKTPVSPYEYGSIADNGSTLSSEAITDSATSTDNNYGYMERSLDSVGRSRRESLSSVEEDDYDTLDDINSDKNIVRTKKFLYVSDLSRKDKRVLSKKYQIYFWNIATIAVFYALPVIQLVITYQTVVNVTGNQDICYYNFLCAHPLGALSAFNNILSNVGYVMLGLLFLLIVLKRDIVHNRALDRNDHNALECGIPKHFGLFYAMGTALMMEGLLSACYHVCPNYTNFQFDTSFMYMIAGLCMLKLYQKRHPDINASAYTAYACLAAVIFFSVLGVVFGRGNTVFWIVFSVIHILATLLLSTQLYYMGRWRLDSGIMRRMVHVIYTDFIRQCSTPMYIDRMVLLVMGNIVNWSLAAYGLLERPNDFASYLLAIAICNLLLYFAFYIIMKLRSGERIQCLALVLILFTAVVWGFALFFFFQGLSTWQKTPAESREHNRDCILLSFFDDHDIWHFLSSIAMFGSFLILLTMDDDVDHVPRDKIFVF